The following proteins are encoded in a genomic region of Glycine soja cultivar W05 chromosome 17, ASM419377v2, whole genome shotgun sequence:
- the LOC114393634 gene encoding protein FMP32, mitochondrial-like isoform X3, translated as MAAVRRRVWQLSSIPGFGASKLEVSSSFQRAILDPFPVSGTRHFSQVVKSNGKHLFLVDTLALVRRLEGEGVPSKQAEAITAAITEVLNDSLENVSQSLVSNGEMQKIEMMQESNLSKFKAEVQSSQGHHFSLLQHETEKLRNDIEKMRSELRHEIDKVTAGQRLDLNLERGRIREELSNQNAETNNLTNKLDRVSNYGSVWEIHSLRAQLEAAKYDVIKYCIGTLVSISAVGLAVLRILM; from the exons ATGGCCGCAGTTCGGAGGCGGGTGTGGCAGTTATCTTCAATTCCAGGTTTCGGGGCTTCGAAATTGGAAGTGTCGTCGTCGTTCCAAAGAGCAATTCTCGATCCATTTCCTGTTTCGGGGACCAGACACTTTTCCCAAGTG GTGAAATCCAACGGCAAACACCTGTTCCTCGTTGACACCTTGGCCCtt GTTAGGAGACTGGAAGGCGAAGGAGTGCCCTCAAAGCAAGCCGAGGCGATAACCGCTGCCATAACTGAGGTTTTGAATGACAGTCTCGAAAATGTGTCTCAGTCGTTGGTATCAAATGGTGAGATGCAGAAA ATTGAAATGATGCAAGAATCCAACCTGTCTAAGTTTAAAGCGGAGGTGCAGAGCTCACAG GGACACCATTTTTCTCTCTTACAACATGAGACTGAGAAGCTTAGGAATGATATAGAGAAGATGCGTAGTGAGCTGAG GCATGAGATAGATAAAGTCACTGCTGGGCAGCGATTAGATTTGAACCTTGAAAGGGG GAGAATAAGGGAGGAATTGTCTAATCAGAATGCTGAAACTAACAACCTGACAAACAAACTTGATAGAGTAAGCAATTATGGATCTGTCTGG GAGATCCATTCTTTAAGAGCACAACTGGAAGCAGCCAAATATGATGTCATAAAATACTGCATAGGAACACTTGTTTCGATCTCTGCTGTTGGTCTTGCTGTTTTACGCATATTGATGTAA
- the LOC114393634 gene encoding protein FMP32, mitochondrial-like isoform X2 → MAAVRRRVWQLSSIPGFGASKLEVSSSFQRAILDPFPVSGTRHFSQVVKSNGKHSFQRAILDSFPVSGTRHFSQVVKSNGKHLFLVDTLALVRRLEGEGVPSKQAEAITAAITEVLNDSLENVSQSLVSNGEMQKIEMMQESNLSKFKAEVQSSQGHHFSLLQHETEKLRNDIEKMRSELRHEIDKVTAGQRLDLNLERGRIREELSNQNAETNNLTNKLDREIHSLRAQLEAAKYDVIKYCIGTLVSISAVGLAVLRILM, encoded by the exons ATGGCCGCAGTTCGGAGGCGGGTGTGGCAGTTATCTTCAATTCCAGGTTTCGGGGCTTCGAAATTGGAAGTGTCGTCGTCGTTCCAAAGAGCAATTCTCGATCCATTTCCTGTTTCGGGGACCAGACACTTTTCCCAAGTGGTGAAATCCAACGGCAAACACTCGTTCCAAAGAGCAATTCTTGATTCATTTCCTGTTTCGGGGACCAGACACTTTTCCCAAGTGGTGAAATCCAACGGCAAACACCTGTTCCTCGTTGACACCTTGGCCCtt GTTAGGAGACTGGAAGGCGAAGGAGTGCCCTCAAAGCAAGCCGAGGCGATAACCGCTGCCATAACTGAGGTTTTGAATGACAGTCTCGAAAATGTGTCTCAGTCGTTGGTATCAAATGGTGAGATGCAGAAA ATTGAAATGATGCAAGAATCCAACCTGTCTAAGTTTAAAGCGGAGGTGCAGAGCTCACAG GGACACCATTTTTCTCTCTTACAACATGAGACTGAGAAGCTTAGGAATGATATAGAGAAGATGCGTAGTGAGCTGAG GCATGAGATAGATAAAGTCACTGCTGGGCAGCGATTAGATTTGAACCTTGAAAGGGG GAGAATAAGGGAGGAATTGTCTAATCAGAATGCTGAAACTAACAACCTGACAAACAAACTTGATAGA GAGATCCATTCTTTAAGAGCACAACTGGAAGCAGCCAAATATGATGTCATAAAATACTGCATAGGAACACTTGTTTCGATCTCTGCTGTTGGTCTTGCTGTTTTACGCATATTGATGTAA
- the LOC114393634 gene encoding protein FMP32, mitochondrial-like isoform X1: MAAVRRRVWQLSSIPGFGASKLEVSSSFQRAILDPFPVSGTRHFSQVVKSNGKHSFQRAILDSFPVSGTRHFSQVVKSNGKHLFLVDTLALVRRLEGEGVPSKQAEAITAAITEVLNDSLENVSQSLVSNGEMQKIEMMQESNLSKFKAEVQSSQGHHFSLLQHETEKLRNDIEKMRSELRHEIDKVTAGQRLDLNLERGRIREELSNQNAETNNLTNKLDRVSNYGSVWEIHSLRAQLEAAKYDVIKYCIGTLVSISAVGLAVLRILM, translated from the exons ATGGCCGCAGTTCGGAGGCGGGTGTGGCAGTTATCTTCAATTCCAGGTTTCGGGGCTTCGAAATTGGAAGTGTCGTCGTCGTTCCAAAGAGCAATTCTCGATCCATTTCCTGTTTCGGGGACCAGACACTTTTCCCAAGTGGTGAAATCCAACGGCAAACACTCGTTCCAAAGAGCAATTCTTGATTCATTTCCTGTTTCGGGGACCAGACACTTTTCCCAAGTGGTGAAATCCAACGGCAAACACCTGTTCCTCGTTGACACCTTGGCCCtt GTTAGGAGACTGGAAGGCGAAGGAGTGCCCTCAAAGCAAGCCGAGGCGATAACCGCTGCCATAACTGAGGTTTTGAATGACAGTCTCGAAAATGTGTCTCAGTCGTTGGTATCAAATGGTGAGATGCAGAAA ATTGAAATGATGCAAGAATCCAACCTGTCTAAGTTTAAAGCGGAGGTGCAGAGCTCACAG GGACACCATTTTTCTCTCTTACAACATGAGACTGAGAAGCTTAGGAATGATATAGAGAAGATGCGTAGTGAGCTGAG GCATGAGATAGATAAAGTCACTGCTGGGCAGCGATTAGATTTGAACCTTGAAAGGGG GAGAATAAGGGAGGAATTGTCTAATCAGAATGCTGAAACTAACAACCTGACAAACAAACTTGATAGAGTAAGCAATTATGGATCTGTCTGG GAGATCCATTCTTTAAGAGCACAACTGGAAGCAGCCAAATATGATGTCATAAAATACTGCATAGGAACACTTGTTTCGATCTCTGCTGTTGGTCTTGCTGTTTTACGCATATTGATGTAA
- the LOC114391461 gene encoding probable E3 ubiquitin-protein ligase RHA1A: MANVFLQVLSVLGFIMRLITILLCYMGFQDFFESNITRPKRAVSVVLMREILPVVKFSEMEMAVEAVESCAVCLYEFEGEDEIRWLTNYRHIFHKRCLDHWMGYDMRMCTLCRTPSIPHHMQAAFNDKLWAASGIPDFYYYHH; encoded by the coding sequence ATGGCCAATGTGTTTCTACAGGTGCTATCGGTATTGGGGTTCATCATGAGACTTATCACAATCCTCTTGTGCTACATGGGCTTTCAGGATTTCTTTGAATCCAACATTACAAGGCCGAAGAGGGCGGTGTCGGTGGTGCTGATGAGGGAAATCCTGCCGGTGGTGAAGTTCTCAGAGATGGAGATGGCGGTGGAGGCAGTAGAGAGTTGCGCAGTGTGCCTGTATGAGTTTGAGGGAGAGGACGAGATCAGATGGTTGACGAACTACCGCCACATATTCCACAAAAGGTGTCTGGACCATTGGATGGGGTACGATATGAGAATGTGCACCCTATGTCGAACACCCTCCATACCCCACCATATGCAAGCTGCCTTCAATGATAAACTTTGGGCTGCTTCAGGGATCCCTGACTTCTATTACTATCATCACTAG